The Candidatus Nanopelagicales bacterium genome contains the following window.
CGCGAAGCCGCGACCCGACTGCCTCCAAGACGCTGTCGCCACACGCGTGTCCGTACGTGTCGTTGATCGCTTTGAAGCCGTCGAGGTCGGCGAGCAGAACCGTTGAGCAACCGAGCATCGAGCCAAACTCGTGGTCTTCCAATAGCTGGCGTGCGTGCGCGAGGTTGCCGAGTCCGGTGAGAGCATCGTGGGACGCGTCGTGACTGAGTTGTTCCCGAAGCAGGTACTGCTCATGTACGTCGCGGCTGTTGCACACAATGCCCCGGACGTGCGGATCATCGAGCAGGTTGTGCAGTCGGCTTTCCATCCACCGCCACTCGCCTTGGGGGTCGCGCACCCGGCTCAGTACCTCGGTACTGGCACCCGGCTGGTGTTGGACTTTGTAGAGCGCCTGCATGACGCCTCGGTGGTCATCCGGGTGAACAACCTCGGCCAGGCCGCTCCCGCGCAACTCGTACTCGCCCCTGCCCACGGCTAGGGCGAGCGCCGGACTGGCGTACCTGACGTCGCCATTGGCCTCATGCAGAGTGACCAGGTCCGACGAACCAACGACCAGCGAACGGAAGAGTTGCTCACGGTTACGAACCCGCGAGAGCAGAGCGACGCGATCGCGATTGCCGACGAGCTCACGCACCGCCAGCAGCGTAATCATGGCAAGGAGTATCGCGGCACCCACCGAAGTCGGCAGGTTTCCGGCGGCCCACTGGGCAAATCCCACCACGACGGCCAATGCAACCGGAGCCAGCGGCAGTAGGTACAGCGGTTGGCTCCACCGCTGAACAAGGTCCAGGTGGACACGGCTGGGCTGGTTGAGTGACTCATCGGCGGTGTTCGCGGACCATGCACCTATCAGCACGAGCAACAGTCCGGCCTCGGCAATGACGACAACCCAGCTCTCGGGCTGGTACCGACCCACCGCTGCCAGGGAGGTGTAAAAGATGTCGCTAAGGGCCACCAGGGAGAGTCCGGCAGCGAGAATGACCAATTCCCGGCGCGCTCGTGCATTGACCCTGACCAGCACACCGGCAGCCATTGCAATGACAAAGACATCCGTTGCCGGATAGCCGAGGATCACCATCTGGGCGATCGCGGATCGGCCGCTGCCCACGCCGGTTGGCTCCAACAACAGCGAGTACACAACGAACCAGAGGCCTGCCGCCGCAACCGCGCCATCGAGAAGGCTTCGGGCACCGGAACCCAGTCGGTCGTTGGATACCGGATAGCTGAGCAAACCAGCGATCGTCAGCGGCAGGATTGCGAAGAACAGAAAGTCGCCGACGGACGGAATCGGTGGAAGTGCGCCCGTAGCCAGAGTGATGATCACCGAGACTGCGCCGCCCAGGGCACCGACGATCAGCGACAGGCTGATCAGCAGCCTGGCGCGACGCAGCCTCCCTTGGGTTCGTCGGGACGCTGCGGCCATCGCCCAAGCCGCCACCAGAACGGTGACCGATCGGACGGAGTACGAGGTGATCGCGCCTACCGGCGCCGGAAGCAACTGAAACGACATGACGATCGCGAACACAAGAAAAAGGGCAGCGCAGACCCAGAGTCGCAGTCCCATACGCTGCACCCCACGCACTCGACAACCTTCGGTGCAAGCGCTACTCGACTTGAGTGCGCCAACTCATCTTCACCCATTCGGCCTAGCCATCGCCCAGTCGGACGACTGTCCGAGCAAGCTCCGACACCCGATGGTCAGGGCCAGTCCAGCTCCGTTCGTAGCGTTCGCCACCTCTGAGACCGTAAGCTGCCGACGAATGATCCATCGTCGAGCAGGGAGCCAGCGTTCATGCACTGGGAGGGCCAAGCCACGCCAAAGTGGCCAACGGAGATTTCCAACCTCGACTCCAAGCGCGAGATCGCGAGGCAGCTTGCCAATCGTGCAGCCGATGGGCAAGTCATCGGTATTGGCTCGGGCAGCACGAGTTTCCTGGCATTGCTCGCACTCGCCGAGCGGGTCCATTCTCAGGGCTTGAGCGTCACCTGTGTTCCCACGTCCATCGAGATCGAGTCATATTGCGCCGCATTGGGTTTACCCGTGACCACGTTGCTGGCCTCGCGACCTGATTGGTGCTTCGACGGGGCCGACGAGGTCGACCCCGATCACAACATGATTAAGGGCCGGGGCGGGGCGTTCGTCAGGGAGCAGTTTGTCTTTGCTGCCGCTAGCAGCAGAGTCATTCTGGTCGATCAATCGAAGTTCGTATCTCGCCTTGGCGTCAACCACGCGGTCCCGTTGGCTGTTGCACCGGAAGCCGCGAACATGGTGCGCAGTTCACTGCTGGACAGCTTGGGCGTGGAGCCGTCTGTGAGACCGGCTGGCGGCAAGGACGGAGGCGTGATCAACGAGTCCGGGAGCCTGGTCATGGACCTGCCCGTGGACGGCTCAAAGAACCCTGTGGAACTTGAGCGCATCTTGCTGGGTACGGTCGGGATATCAGCGACGGGTCTGTTCGTTGGTTACGAGTTCGAGATCATTGGCTAGCAGACCGCCAAACTCTCACCATCGAATCGGAGGAGCCGAGGATGTCCACTGAGCAACCACCCGGAGAGAACGAGCCGAACGAGGTCCCGCTGACGCCACCGCTCGGGCAACCGGGCAGCGCAGCTGACTCGCCGTACGGTCAGCCATACACTCCGCCGCCAACGCCTCAGCCGCAATATGCGCAGCCCGGGCCTCCAGCGGCCATCCAGGAGCCCTACGACCCACGCGCGAAGTCACGGCTCGCGGCGGGCCTGCTCGGAATCTTCCTCGGTGGACTTGGAGTGCATCGCTTCTACCTCGGCTACACCACGATTGGGATTCTGCAGATCCTGGTCACGGTAGTCACGTGTGGAATCGGGTCGATCTGGGGTCTGATCGAAGGAATCATGATCCTTGCCCAAGCACAGTCGTTCCGCACAGACGCTCAGGGAGTTCCGCTGCGCGAGTAGCGTCTGCGTCGCGTCAAAGCTGAAAGGCACCTTCAATGGACGAAGCAGAGAAGAACCGACTGCGCGACATTCTGGAGTCGGCCGTGACAATTGCCGTCGTCGGCGCCTCCGCCGACTCGGCCAAGGCGTCGCACCGCATTCCGCAGTACCTGCAAGAACAAGGGAAAGACGTGATCCCGGTCAATCCGCGCGGGGGTTCGATCTTTGGCCGAGACGCTGTCACCAACTTGGCCGACGTCGCTCAGACGATCGACGTCGTCGACGTCTTCCGACCTGCCGCCGAGGCGCCAGCGATCGCGGAGCAGGCTGTCGAGGTTGGCGCAAAGGTTCTGTGGCTGCAGCTCGGGATTGTCTCCCCGGAAGCCGAAGCGATCGCGAGCGCAGCCGGATTGCAGGTCGTGATGGATCGCTGCATCGGTGCAACCTACGCGAAGCTAGGGCTAGGCCCCGCGTTGGAGCGGCCAGACCACGATGGTCAGTAATGCGTTAACCGTCCCCTTTGGACCGGGGCGACGATCCACCAAGGGGGAAACGGTCGCCCCGTTCATGAAACATTGGGCACATGTCAGTTGACGACCAGCAATCGGATGACGCCACCTCCGATGAGTCCGACGGTGTTGACGGGTCGGGTGGCCTGCGGGGCTTGATCCGTGGTGCTGGCGGCATTCTCGGTGGCGCCTTTCGGTCCAGCGGATCGGTCGCCGATCGCGCCGCCCGAAGTGCGCAAACCGCACGCCTGGTGAGTTCGCTGGAAGAGCGGGTTTCCCAAGCCCGCCGAGAGCGCAAGATCGGCAAGGGGACACTGCGGGCGACGCACATTGCGGCATACCGTGGTTTTGGCTCCAATGGTCAGGCCAGCTTCATTGTGCGGGTGGCCGAGGAGCCGGTCGTTCCAGACGCAGCCAGCGTCGTCGCCGATCCGAAAGTGGTTCGAACCAACCTGCGTCGGTTTGTCGCGCTAGCCCTGCCCGGGGTGCACCTGCATCTTCTTTTCCGCGGGAACCGGGCGGATGCACACAGCGATCGGCACGGCTATGCCCGCGGGTCGGTCGTGACCGGCGACCTCGATCCGGACTGGTACGAATATCACTGCGTCACTGAGCCGGACGACCGCAGCGAAGTCCCGCAGATCGTGACGGGCGAGTTCCTGGTACCGGACCAACGTGCGCTCGCGGTCGTCAGCGACATAGACGACACCGTGCTACGTACTGGGCTCACCGAAGGATTTGTGGCATTCAAGAACACGATCTTGCGCAGCCCCGATTCGCGGCGTCCGGTGCCGGGTATGGCCACGCTCTATCAGGGAATCCGCGAGGCCAACGGTGCGGAGGCCGCGCCGAGCTTCTTCTATGTGTCCACCGGCCCCTGGAACCTGTACGAGATGATCACGGACTTCTTGGAGGCGCGTGGGTTCCCCAAGGGCGTTATGTTCCTGACGGATTGGGGACCCCAAGACCGATACGTCATGCGGTCCGGAAAGGAACACAAACGCTCGACTCTCGCGCGTCTATTCGCCTCGTACCCGCGGACCTCCTTCCTGCTGATCGGCGACTCCGGCCAGAACGACCCGTTGGTGTACATCGAGGCCGCGCGCGAGTTCCCAGGTCGAGTGAAGGCCATCATCATTCTTGATGTGGGTGACCACATGGCCGAGCGCGCGGAGGAACTCCGAGCACAGGAAATCGAGCTGAAGTCCGAGGGTGTCCCGTTCCACTTGGTCTCCGATGCAAGTGAGGCGGCCGTCGTGCTGGCCGATTACGACATCGTCGGCCCAGAGCTTTCCGACGACGTTGCCGCGGCCGTCAAGCGCGAAGCGGTGCTCTAGTCGAGTAACTCGGACTCCCGATTCAGGCGCGCGGACACTTCCAAGGCTCGATCATCGAACGTTCCTCGGCTCGGACGAAGCGCCGCGACTCCCCCGCGATCCAAGATGTCCGCGCGACCGTGGCTCGGCTGCATCTACCCGTGTTTCAATCTGAGCGTTTTTCTCAGCCCAGCGACCGTAGCGACGCGCAAGCGGTCCGGCAGTGATTCCGTGCGCAACCACGCTGAAGACCACGACCATGCTCATGACCCCAACAATCGTTCGTACGATTGGCTGCTCGCTGCCCAACTCCTCCACCGTGAGTAACCCGAAGATGACCGTGGCCAGGCCCCGGGGGCCGAACCAACCAATGAACGTCACGCTGGGCCAAGCCAGCTTGCTCCCAATCAAACTCATGCCTACCGGGACGATTCGCAGCAGTGTCAGGGCTAGAACCGCGACCAGCACCCACTTCCACGAGATCCCAGTGCTGACGACCAGGGCGATCAGAGAGCCCGCGAGGAACCAGACCACGTAGCCGAGGAGGTCTGCGGTGGTCTCCAGCAACTCCGACACTTCTGGCTCCTCTGTGTCGCTGGTCGACATCGCCCCGAAGGTCAATCCAGCCACGAACGCTGCAATGAAGATGTTCGCTGACGCAAGTTCGCACACCGCGAAACAGAGCACTGGAACAAAGAGCACGGCAATCGAGCGTGTCCGGGCACTACTCACGCCAACCCGCCGAGAGGCGTCGACACTAACTGCGGCCAAGCCCGCGATCCCAACACCGATCAACAGTGCGAGCAGAACGGGGAGAATCGTCACAGAGAAGATCGGCAACGTGCTCTCCCCCTCACTGCTGCCGAGTGTTGCCAATGCGAGGAGAACCACCGGCGTCGCAAGCCCGTCGTTCAACCCGCTCTCAACGTTTAGCGCCCGTCTCACTCGGAGTGGAACCACGGGATTGAGCACCGTCGCTGCGCCAAGGCCCGCGTCAGTCGGAGTGATACTGGCCGCGACAAGAATCGCTGCCGCCAGCGGCAACTCGGGAAAGACCATGGCTACAACCACTGCTGTCGCTATCAACGCCAGTGGGAACCCAATACCCAACAACCTGGCCGGCAACTGAATATCCGAGCGCAGCCGACGCAACTGGACCGTTGATGCGTCGTGGAAGAGGACGACGACCAGAGTGGCTTCGGCGAGTAGGTGCAATTGCGCACTCTCGACAGCTACCCGGTCTCCGAAGACGAAGAACACCGCCCCAGCCACCAGGAACAGCATTGGGGCGGACACGTTCGCACGGGTCGCCCGGTTGCTCAGCAGACTGTAGACGACTGCAAGGATGGCCACGGCGACAACTCCGAACCAGATCACAAGCTTGAGCATACGAACAACGCGCCCAGTTTGACCGGCGAGCGAATTGGTCAGACCATGATCACGAGACTGAAGTCTCACCCTTCAACTGTGAGGATCGCCAATGTCTGAGCAAGTGGTTGCAATTACCGACCAGGAGAGCAAGCCGACTCAAACGATCATCGCTTGGATCTGCGCCGTGCTGTCCGGTCTCTATTTGTTGCCGTGGGCGATCGCTGCTACCCGTGGCAAGGCAAATTCGGGAATGATCGGATGGATCAACCTCCTCCTCGGTTGGACCATCATCGGCTACATCTGGGCACTGGTTCTGTCACTGACCGCACACGGAATCCGCCAGGTGTCAATAGTCACGAGCGCGTAACCGCAAACCTCCGTTCAGGTCAGGCGAAGCCCGTTCGGATTGCTTCGCAGGCGGTTGGTCGCCAGGATCAACGTAGGTTCCACAAGAGTTGTGAATACCTACTGTGAACGTGGGTGACGAATGTCCACGAGGGTTGTTTGGTCGACGTGGGATCGACCGGCTTCCCACGTCGTCGTCTTGTCCCCGGCGAAGTCCGTCGCACAACAAATAGTCGGCATGCTTGAGACGGAGATGGCTGATTGGCGCTTCACGCGGTGTACTCGGGTCGAGGCCGCTGTGGACGCGGTCAAGAAGTCCGCGGAGGCCAGTGCCGTTCTGCTTGACTCTGGAGCGGACCACCGTGCGCAGTGGTCGCGCAGTCGGCTCCGGATAATTCTGGCTGAACTGGTTGCCAGTCTGCCGGACGAACCCATCGTGGTCATCGTCAGCGAACACGACCGGATTGAAGCAGCGGAACTGTTGGCCTCCGGAGCACAGGATGTTCTGGTCGCGCGCAGCTTTGGTGCTCGCTCGCTGGCCGATGCGATTGTCTTTGCCGATGTTCGATCGTCGCGGGAACTGGCCGGACTCGCACCACCAAATCCAACAACCACACCGACCTCTGGCAGTTTGCACCGACCCGAACCACTGCCCCCACAGCAAACTGCTGAGGGCACCGAGCTTGAAGTCATGAACGCGATCGACTCCGGCCAGTTGGTTCTGCATTACCAACCCATCGTGGCGCTTGCGAATGGCGAGGTCGTCGGTATCGAGGCTTTGGTTCGCTGGAATCACCCGACCAAGGGCCTGATCCCGCCACTGCAATTCATCCCCATTGCTGAGAGCAGCGGACTCATCGTTCCGCTGGGAATGTGGGTTCTGCGGGAGGCGTGTCGCCAGGCGGCCGCCTGGCGCGCACGGTTTGCCCGACTCCAGGTTGGCGTCAACTTCACCCCCAGTCAGCTGTCTGC
Protein-coding sequences here:
- a CDS encoding GGDEF domain-containing protein; translated protein: MESRLHNLLDDPHVRGIVCNSRDVHEQYLLREQLSHDASHDALTGLGNLAHARQLLEDHEFGSMLGCSTVLLADLDGFKAINDTYGHACGDSVLEAVGSRLR
- the rpiA gene encoding ribose 5-phosphate isomerase A, which translates into the protein MHWEGQATPKWPTEISNLDSKREIARQLANRAADGQVIGIGSGSTSFLALLALAERVHSQGLSVTCVPTSIEIESYCAALGLPVTTLLASRPDWCFDGADEVDPDHNMIKGRGGAFVREQFVFAAASSRVILVDQSKFVSRLGVNHAVPLAVAPEAANMVRSSLLDSLGVEPSVRPAGGKDGGVINESGSLVMDLPVDGSKNPVELERILLGTVGISATGLFVGYEFEIIG
- a CDS encoding TM2 domain-containing protein, with the protein product MSTEQPPGENEPNEVPLTPPLGQPGSAADSPYGQPYTPPPTPQPQYAQPGPPAAIQEPYDPRAKSRLAAGLLGIFLGGLGVHRFYLGYTTIGILQILVTVVTCGIGSIWGLIEGIMILAQAQSFRTDAQGVPLRE
- a CDS encoding CoA-binding protein yields the protein MDEAEKNRLRDILESAVTIAVVGASADSAKASHRIPQYLQEQGKDVIPVNPRGGSIFGRDAVTNLADVAQTIDVVDVFRPAAEAPAIAEQAVEVGAKVLWLQLGIVSPEAEAIASAAGLQVVMDRCIGATYAKLGLGPALERPDHDGQ
- a CDS encoding DUF2183 domain-containing protein, with the translated sequence MSVDDQQSDDATSDESDGVDGSGGLRGLIRGAGGILGGAFRSSGSVADRAARSAQTARLVSSLEERVSQARRERKIGKGTLRATHIAAYRGFGSNGQASFIVRVAEEPVVPDAASVVADPKVVRTNLRRFVALALPGVHLHLLFRGNRADAHSDRHGYARGSVVTGDLDPDWYEYHCVTEPDDRSEVPQIVTGEFLVPDQRALAVVSDIDDTVLRTGLTEGFVAFKNTILRSPDSRRPVPGMATLYQGIREANGAEAAPSFFYVSTGPWNLYEMITDFLEARGFPKGVMFLTDWGPQDRYVMRSGKEHKRSTLARLFASYPRTSFLLIGDSGQNDPLVYIEAAREFPGRVKAIIILDVGDHMAERAEELRAQEIELKSEGVPFHLVSDASEAAVVLADYDIVGPELSDDVAAAVKREAVL
- a CDS encoding cation:proton antiporter — protein: MLKLVIWFGVVAVAILAVVYSLLSNRATRANVSAPMLFLVAGAVFFVFGDRVAVESAQLHLLAEATLVVVLFHDASTVQLRRLRSDIQLPARLLGIGFPLALIATAVVVAMVFPELPLAAAILVAASITPTDAGLGAATVLNPVVPLRVRRALNVESGLNDGLATPVVLLALATLGSSEGESTLPIFSVTILPVLLALLIGVGIAGLAAVSVDASRRVGVSSARTRSIAVLFVPVLCFAVCELASANIFIAAFVAGLTFGAMSTSDTEEPEVSELLETTADLLGYVVWFLAGSLIALVVSTGISWKWVLVAVLALTLLRIVPVGMSLIGSKLAWPSVTFIGWFGPRGLATVIFGLLTVEELGSEQPIVRTIVGVMSMVVVFSVVAHGITAGPLARRYGRWAEKNAQIETRVDAAEPRSRGHLGSRGSRGASSEPRNVR
- a CDS encoding superinfection immunity protein, producing MSEQVVAITDQESKPTQTIIAWICAVLSGLYLLPWAIAATRGKANSGMIGWINLLLGWTIIGYIWALVLSLTAHGIRQVSIVTSA
- a CDS encoding EAL domain-containing protein produces the protein MSTRVVWSTWDRPASHVVVLSPAKSVAQQIVGMLETEMADWRFTRCTRVEAAVDAVKKSAEASAVLLDSGADHRAQWSRSRLRIILAELVASLPDEPIVVIVSEHDRIEAAELLASGAQDVLVARSFGARSLADAIVFADVRSSRELAGLAPPNPTTTPTSGSLHRPEPLPPQQTAEGTELEVMNAIDSGQLVLHYQPIVALANGEVVGIEALVRWNHPTKGLIPPLQFIPIAESSGLIVPLGMWVLREACRQAAAWRARFARLQVGVNFTPSQLSAPGLVSFVQQTLRDNGLAPPRLLIDITEASLMADQAVARDAVTAMADLGVQISMDDFGSNSQSIPALKGLPIDVLKIDRRVIAGVAVDARDTATAGRVIATASAVGANSLAEGVESLDQLVTLRKLGCQFAQGFYFGRPVPLGQLRQMIITCENKVSA